CAATATGTCAATTATCCAGCAGCATACGAGCGCGACGCTCGGTGACGCATGGCgcaccatcaacatcgacgcCCTGAACGAAGACTCCAGCGTCAACTTCGACACCTCGACTCTGCATCCCCCACAGCCCGAGATCGACGAGGCGGAAGTGCGCCAGCTTTCTGGGCAGATCAGGCAGCTGCTGAGAGGAGGTGATGCGGAGGGAGCTTTGAGGGGCAGCTTGGAGACTCCAGTATACAACGGAACGGATGCAGCCAAGGTATGTCAACagagagttgagatgaggcgACGTACATTGGCCCTGCACTTGTGGGATCTAACACGACGTTTCTTCTTAGGATGCTCATCTGCACACTATCATCGAGGTCCTCCAGTCGATTAAGGCAAGCGATATGTCCCCCTTACTGAAGAGCATCTACGGATCTGAGGGAGGCCCTGAGTGCCTGGATGTCCTGATGAAGTATATGTACGTTTGATGATGGAACGTATGACGAGTGAGCAAACCTAACGATGTAATAGCTACAAAGGAATGGCTACGGTTCACCCTGGAGCAGCTTCGCGATCACCAAACAAGGTTACACCTCAATCGACGGGAGGTTTCAGCCAGATCGCCGGGCGACCTGGCTCGAATGAGCCCGCCACTGCAGCCATGAGTGTGCTCCTGAGCTGGCATgagaaggtcgttgaggtCGCTGGTCTGGGATGCATCGGCCGAACAATGAGCGATTGGCGAAAGGTTTAGGGCCCAGAGACGTGTCAGCAATGATGAGCGGTCAAGAATACATAGAATCATGGATCCAATCCATAACCCGCAGAGCGAACCTCCGTCCGCGAAACATAGCTCTGATGTTACATTATTTACACTATACAATCATCTGCCTTCTACTTTTTCTCCAAGACATGTTTCAAGTTTATGTCACCACTTCCTCTAGCCAGAGGCTGTGGCTGGTTTTCACCTTCGCGCCATCCGATCATATATATGATTCGGAAAGTTGCGGGTATAGATCCATCTGGGTTACCGTGAAGTTCCCTATAGATAGCATCGCCAGCGAGGAGAATATCACGGGAAATGGCACCCATCTCTCTTCCGAGGACAGCATTACCCTCGCCCATGGCCTGGAGATCCTGCATCAAAGCAAACGTGTCAGGGTAATCAACGATGATATCATCGATGTCAACAGTCAGCATCTTGAAGCCAGCTTTTTGAAGCAGACCACCTATATCCTTGACATCAGCCAAAGGAGAGACACGAGGAGACATGCCACCTCgtctttctgtctctgccaGCTGCAGTGATGTTCTCAACTCGAATAATGTGTCTCCACCAAGCATAGCACCGATGAAAGGAGAGTCAGGTTTGAGGACATTGTTGATCTGAGTGAGGATACCGGGTAGATCGTTGATCCAATGGAGACTCAATGAGCTCATCACTAGGTCAAAGGAAGCAGGCTCGAAAGGGATCGTTTCTTCATCGTCCACAACCGTTCGCGTGATGTTGACTTTATTGTTGAACTCATGATCAGCATCACGGTGAAGCAGTGAATGAGACGAATCAGCAGCAACCAATTCGTCAATACGAGTTGCCAGTGGTGGTGACTCAGGTGTGTTAGGGTCAGGATCAGGATTCTCCCGGACCAAAGCTCGTGCGATGTTGCATGAATTTGCGCCGAGATCCAACACTCGAGGAAATCTGCGTTTGATATCCTATTGGTATGTGAGAAGTGAGCGTTGCTTCAAGAACATGGTTACTTACCAGAAGTCTTTCTGATACCCGAATTgcaacctcatccttgaggtAATCAGCTTCCCGGCCTTGTTCAGAGTTGATACCAGCTCGCTCCTTTTGTAACCATTTTGTGTGGCGATTGAAAACTTGGAAACGAGGTGCTCCAGCAGCTTGAACAGCATAAAACCGTTGATTTGAGATGTGACGATAGAGATTGGCCGGCTGTGACAAAGTCCGTAGACTACATCGCATTGCCAATCGTGAAACCGTGCAAGATGGCATTGCGAACTATATTCAATCAAGCTATCTTTGGGCTTTGAAAGGAATGTGAAGTTTGTTTATGTAGAATAACGATAGCCCTCGTGTATTGATGCAAttgaagtcatgatgaatttGATAGCTCCATGGAAGCACTCTGGCACTTTACTGGCTGCAATGTTAAAGTGCACGAAGCACGGACCATGCGTAACCTTGAGCGGTTAAACCCTTGCTGGCCATTATTGCACCCGTAGGGGGCAGGAGGCTTCTCAGAGGCTCCAAGTTACTGGCACTGGCCTGGGTGTGGGATGACAGTTGAACACGCTTctcacctcctcttccaccaatTTTGCTAACTATTGATAAACATATCTTCCTTTTCTCCTTGTGCCCTTCTGTGTCGCTCGTTGTAGGGACTCTCTAGTgctctctcatcatcgacacgCTTATAATACAATCCCCTCTCGCCTGTCGTAGCCCTTGTCATTCCCCCGACTCATCCGTTCCCTAGCCCACGGGCCTCTTCCGCAACTCCTAACTAAACCATTAGGCCGCACCAACAGAGCACCGCCCACCACCGCATCTCCATCCGCATCTTCAGTCTAGCTCGCCCCTCCAGCGAGCAATCTCCCATCACATCGACATACAATCGATGTCTGGCGCGTGAGCCGTCTGGACAATTCGAGCCGACTATGCGATTCTTGCGATAAGGCGCGACCATACTCTGTCTTGGAGATATTTTTGACATCATCTTCCGCCGTACGAATCTATCTAAGCCGAATCCCCCATTTCGTTCCAAAAATCAGGGGTCTTCAACGACTTGACCGCACGAATACCTCCGCAGACCACCGCCCAAAATGTCGAGCTCAGGCACAGGCTTTCTCGGCCGCTCAAGTAGCAGCAATGCTAATATGCGTGGATTGGTTCAGTTCATTGCTGATCTCAGAAATGCGAGAGCGCGTGAACTCGAGGAAAAGCGAATCAATAAGGAGCTGGCCAATATTCGACAGAAGTTCAAGGATGGCAGTCTCAGTGGTTATCACAAGAAGAAATATGTCTGCAAGTTGCTATATATTTACATCCTGGGCTGGAATGTCGATTTTGGACACCTCGAGGCTGTGAATttgatctcagcaaacaAATACTCAGAGAAGCAGATAGGTTATCTGGCTATGACACTCTTTCTCCACGAAAAGCACGAGCTTCTGCACCTTGTCGTCAACAGCATCCGCAAGGACCTACTCGACCATAATGAGCTTTTCAAttgtcttgctcttcatGCGATTGCCAATGTTGGAAGTCGAGAGATGGGCGAGGCCTTGAATGGAGAGGTTCATAGACTCCTGATTTCGCCGTATG
This genomic interval from Fusarium verticillioides 7600 chromosome 1, whole genome shotgun sequence contains the following:
- a CDS encoding actin like protein 2/3 complex, subunit 5, which gives rise to MSIIQQHTSATLGDAWRTINIDALNEDSSVNFDTSTLHPPQPEIDEAEVRQLSGQIRQLLRGGDAEGALRGSLETPVYNGTDAAKDAHLHTIIEVLQSIKASDMSPLLKSIYGSEGGPECLDVLMKYIYKGMATVHPGAASRSPNKVTPQSTGGFSQIAGRPGSNEPATAAMSVLLSWHEKVVEVAGLGCIGRTMSDWRKV